A window of Candidatus Tanganyikabacteria bacterium genomic DNA:
CGCCGAGGAGATCCGCCGGCGCCATCCGGAGATGCCGATCGCCTTCGCCGGCACGCCCGACCACCTGGAGGCCGAGATCGTGCCGCGGGAAGGCTATCCCTTCCACCCGATTCCGGTGATCGGCCTGCCGCGGCGCCCCGGGCCGGCGCTCCTGCGCTTCGCCTGGCTCCTGGGTCGCGCCGTGCTGCAAGCCCGGAATCTGATCCGGACGCTCCGCCCTTCGGTGGTGGTGGGTTGCGGTGCCTACGTCTCGGTGCCATGTATCCTCGCGGCGCGCGTGGCCGGCGTGCCCACGGTGGTGGCGGAATCCAACGGGTATCCGGGGATCGCCAACCGCCTGGTGGGACGCTTCGCGGATCTGGTCGCGGTGGCGATCCCGGGTACGGAGCGCGCCTTCCCGCCAGGCAAGGCCGTCTGCCTCGGCAATCCCATCCGCGCCGATTTCGGGAAGGGCGATCGGGTCTCGGCACGGGCCGCCCTGGCGTATCCGCGCACGCCGCACCTCCTGGTGGTGACGGGCGGGTCGCTGGGCGCGCAGGCGCTTAACGAAAGCTTCGTCGCCATGCTGCCCCAGGTCCTGGCCCGGCACGACTGGTCGGTCCTGCACATCGCCGGCGCCAGGCACGTCGCGGACGTGGTAACGGCGACCGGCGCCGTGCCCGGGCCGGGCGGAGCCTACACGGCGCACCACGACCGCTACCGGGTGGTCGCCTACTGCGACCGGATGGCCGACGCGCTCCTGGCTGCCGATCTGCTCGTGTCGCGCTCGGGCGCCACCATCGTCGCCGAGATCGCCGCGGCCGGCCGGGCCTCGTTGCTCGTGCCCCTGGGCATCAATCCCGACCAGGCGGCCAATGCCCGCTTCCTGGCCGATC
This region includes:
- the murG gene encoding undecaprenyldiphospho-muramoylpentapeptide beta-N-acetylglucosaminyltransferase: MILFAAGGTGGHLYPALAIAEEIRRRHPEMPIAFAGTPDHLEAEIVPREGYPFHPIPVIGLPRRPGPALLRFAWLLGRAVLQARNLIRTLRPSVVVGCGAYVSVPCILAARVAGVPTVVAESNGYPGIANRLVGRFADLVAVAIPGTERAFPPGKAVCLGNPIRADFGKGDRVSARAALAYPRTPHLLVVTGGSLGAQALNESFVAMLPQVLARHDWSVLHIAGARHVADVVTATGAVPGPGGAYTAHHDRYRVVAYCDRMADALLAADLLVSRSGATIVAEIAAAGRASLLVPLGINPDQAANARFLADQGAAVVLPNDRVKTDLAAALLPLLGDTHGLERMALAARTLGKPDAARRIADEVLRLAGAM